A portion of the Cryptomeria japonica chromosome 5, Sugi_1.0, whole genome shotgun sequence genome contains these proteins:
- the LOC131061133 gene encoding WUSCHEL-related homeobox 6-like, with amino-acid sequence MREGEAKRRWSATGEQVRILERVYREGTHRPTTMEIHHITDLLSRHGSVQGINVFYWFKNRKAREKRSMPTMPASALTGKWGGLKLNTDGSGRDLIQCTPQVDNCDSDSPVVQHWTVRIDTASIIIIRVFCKVQTQIFNQQS; translated from the exons ATGAGGGAGGGTGAGGCGAAGCGGAGATGGAGTGCGACGGGTGAGCAGGTGAGAATACTGGAGAGAGTTTACAGGGAGGGCACCCACCGTCCCACCACGATGGAGATTCACCATATCACCGACCTCCTCAGCCGCCACGGATCTGTCCAAGGAATCAACGTCTTCTACTGGTTTAAAAATCGCAAAGCAAGGGAGAAACGAAGCATGCCCACCATGCCTGCCTCTG CTCTCACAGGAAAATGGGGAGGCTTGAAATTGAACACTGATGGTAGTGGTCGTGATCTGATACAG TGCACTCCGCAGGTTGATAATTGCGACTCTGACAGTCCAGTTGTTCAACATTGGACTGTACGAATTGATACGGCGTCAATTATTATCATCCGTGTTTTCTGCAAAGTACAGACTCAAATTTTCAATCAACAGAGTTAA